TCGACCTTGGTGCAAAAGCAGTCTCACGCGCTATTTATCAGCAAATCCGTGAGTTGTCTTCTTCAGGTGAGGCTTTTTTTCTTTCGTGGCATCGTGCTCATGAAGCGTGGTTAAGCAGCTCTGATTTCACCTCCCAGGCAGACGACAAAGATTTCGCCCTGGGCGGCCGTTTTTTTTATCAGGTGATAGAAAAACGCGGCACGGGGGGCGGGGCGTTCAGGGGGATTTATCTCGATTTTGTGAATGAACTCGTAAATGATCGGGTTTTTCCCTTTCCTGTTTTGCAGAAAATTTTCAGCTCGCAGGGGCGAGCGCTGGAATTACTGGCAGATTTGCAGAGGTCGGTTCGCTTGAGCCGCGAGAGGCTTTCCAAGATTGCAGATTTCTATAAGATGTTGGCTTTCAGGAAAATTACGCGCGGCGACGCAAAGACTCAGATCCGCAGGCAGCTAAAGAATCTCTGGCATTTTGAGCGAAGTACAAACGACATTCTCTGTTTGCTGGCGACGGAGTTTGTGCCTGATTTTCAGATTTCGGGTGAAATATTCAAGATTACACAACGGAGGATTTTATGAAAAAATTAGAAAAGATTGCACATGCCGGCAGGACAAAGCTTACGGTACGGAAGCTAAAACTCGAATACCCTAACGGCGTGCCGCGGCATTGGCTGAAACAAAGCGGCTTGTTGACACATGTAATGAACTCGCTAAGCCTTATGTTTCCCGAAGGTGAACGCTTTTTTATCCGGAGCGTCAATCGTTTCGCCAGCCAAACGCACGACGAAACGCTGCGCGAAGCCATTAAAGATTTTGCAGGTCAGGAAACACAGCACGGTAAGCAACACGAAAAATTCAATACCTTTTTGAAGCAGCATGGTTACGAGTATGAGCGGTTCATTGCAGGCGTGGAAAATTTTGTTTTTGAGGAGTTCGAACCTTTTATGACTGAAAAGGTATGGGATAAAATAGGTCTTTCAGTCACCGCTGCGGCGGAGCATATGACGGCCACGTGGGCTGCCCATTTTCTTAAGAATCGTGCGGCGCTGGCCGACGTACCGGAAGAAATCCGTGCCTTATTTCTCTGGCATGCGGTCGAAGAAATTGAGCACAAAGATGTGGCATTCGACCTGCTCCAGGATGTAGACGACAGTTATTTCACCCGCATGGTTGGCCTCGGCTTTATTGCCGTCGGCGTACCGCTGTTAATCGGAATTATTGCAACTCATTTCATTAAGCAGGATGCAACGCTTACCAGGGTCGATTTGATAAAGGATATACCCAAATTATTCTTCGAAAAAGAAAGTCTTGGGCGGATGTTTGTGGCGTCGTGCGTCCAATACTTGAAGCCGGATTTTCATCCGCGCGATATCAAGGATGAACACCTCATCCATGACTATCTTCAACGGCAAAGCGCCTGATATGAATGGATCATTTTTTGGCCAAAGGGTGCTTCAGTAGTGTTCGGTAGAAAGTAAAAATATCGCTGTTTGACCCGTGTCCGAAATTTATTGGGAATTGCAAAACAACCAATAAAACGGGGGATCAAACGCGATGGGACATCAAAATACAAGCTTTTCACAACTGCAACGACAATTCGACCGACATGAGTTCGGCGCACTGGCGCAAAAACACTTCAAGGCAAATTCCGGGCGGCGCCTGACCCACTGGGGGCATTTTTCGTTTTGGATGTTTGCTCTTTTGACCAAGGCTAAGTCGCTGCGGTTTGCTGTGGAGCAATTGAATGCAATGCCTGAAAAACTTTACCATATGGGTTTTAAATCGGTCAAACTGAGCACAATTTCGGAAGCAAATTCGAAGCGATCTTACGAATTCTATCGATCATTATTTTTTGTGATTTTTTATCGGTTGAAAAAATCGCTGCCACGAACAGTGCAAAAAGCAATTCGTGTTTTGGATTCAACAACGATTACTTTTAGCGACACCCGCTTTAAGTGGGCAAAATTCCGTTCTTCTAAAAAAGGCATCAAAGTGCATGTGCTATTCGATCAGCAGAACGAGATTCCACGAAATCTGAAAATCACAAATGCGAATAGATCCGATGTAAAGTTGGCGCACCAATTTTCGTTTCTGAAGGGAATCATTTACGTTTTTGATCGCGCCTATACAGACTTCAAATTATGGCGAAAAATCCACGAAAATAAGGCTTTTTTTGTGATTCGGGCCAAAACAAATCTGCTTCTGACGACACTGAAATCCGAAATCATACATGATGTTCCCGGCGTTTTAGAAAAGCAAACAGTAGCGTTGTTGGGTGATGTAAAAGGTGAGTTCGGTGAGCATCTGTTTTTATTTCGCCTTGTGGATATTAAAACCCAAAAGGAAATCAAAGTAATTACCAACAACCCGAAACTCTCTGCCGAGGAAGTTTCTGATATTTATCGCAAGCGCTGGAGTATTGAAATTTTCTTCAAGTGGCTGAAACAAAATATCCAGGTGAAACGCATGTATGGAATATCCGAAAACGCCGTGAAACTTCAGATTTGGCTTGCAATGATTCTTTATATCTTACTCTGGCAAATGCACCATGTAACTGTCCGCACCAAGACAAAATTTACCGAATTTCTCCGAGCGTTCCAAGCCCGTATTGTCTTATCCATTCAACCAAGAAAGCCCGTCGTCGGCCAATCGCCGCCGAAAACCAACCCCCAGCAAGCCAGATTCGAATTTTCTGCCGAACACTAATGACTCACTGCTGCTATCTTATTTCTTATTCCCCGAACATCATCATTAGGAGTTTTATTATTAAGTGCACATATGGGCGGTGCGATCGCCACACACATGGAACATGGCGAAATGTATTTGCCGCAAGCAATTATTTTGTTGCTGGTTTGGGGTGCTAACTATTTGCGCAATCCAGAAATGCTAGATTCCTTCACAAAACAGTAATCTAGGAATAATTTTATGCTAAAAATCGGTGATCTTATTCATGACTTTACGGCACCAGATCAACTCGGCAAGCCCATGACGCTTACGAATTTGCTGCAAGGTGGCCCGGTCGTAATCTTTTTCTATCCCCGTGCTATGACTGCGGGCTGTACCGCGCAGAGTTGCCATTTTCGGGATTTAGCACAAGACTTTCACGCAGTGGGTGCGTCAATAGTCGGCATCAGTAGCGACAGCGTCGAGCGGCAGGCAACGTTCGATCAAAAGCACAGATTCGGATTCCCTTTACTCTCTGATCCCGACCGAATAATCGCAAAACAATTCGGGGTAAAACGCCTTGGGCCATTATTTAACCGGCGTGCTACGTTTGTCATCGGTAAAGATAGTCGGGTAATACAGGTGATTGCAAGTGAGCTCAGTATGAGTAAACACGCGGATGTCGCGATTGAAACGCTTAGGCATCTGCCTAAAAGCACTTGAGCTCTGCCTGCAACTTACGGGAACCCACACCGTCAACTCATGCCACCGCTTGTGGGCGCACAAGCGGTGGCCCGCCTCCGCCCTCGTGGCTCCGGCGGGAAATGGGGCGCGAGAAGACCAAGAAGCAAAGCCGAAGAGGCGCGGTACTGCGTACAACAAAATTTACCCGCTGCGCTCGCTGCGGTGCCGTGGCTCCTCGCGTGCTCGGGTCTGCGCGGCAAAGATCGCGGACGGCGCGCAAGCGGGACGCTTGCTTTTGCGCGCCGCCGCGAGCCGCTCCGACCACATTGATGGTGCTTAGTATGTGGCTTTTCAAGTAAGCCCGGCTTTATTGCGTGGCGCACCATCAACGTCGGGTAAATTCCACGTTAGCTGCCATAGGCGCTAACATGATTGACATCCCCGGCCATCCTTGGCCGGCCTCTATTTAGAATGGGTGTATGGGGGACTGGGATTGCTTCGAATGATGTCTTTAAAGATATTTATGGCGAATTCTTAGATAAATTTAATCAAGGCGCGCCTGTCTCTGAAATTACAAAGCAAATAAGCGCAGCCTATAGTTCGCTTATTGATGACCCTGATGAATCTAATGAACTCTACTTTGCTCTTGCCAAAGCTCAATGGGATTGCGGTTCTCTGGATAAAGCAATACTTGAAAAAGTTACAGATCTGATAAACTCAGGTGCTGAATTACAACGTTGGCAGAGTTTGGGAGCTTCGCAGGCTCAGCTCAAAAAGCGTGAAACAGCAATGCAAGACTTTCTGGCACTAATTAAAGAGCCGAATCCAAAACCCCGAAAGCCGAAGCCTGTTAAATTAGTTAATGCAATTTTTGCAAAGGGTGACTGCCTGGCTATTCCGCTAACTGATGGTAGATTCGGGGCTGCGCTCGTGTTAGCAGCTGAAGAACAGACTCAGTTTGGTCTTAACCTTCTGGTGGCAGTAGATTTTCTTTCGGTCGATAAACCGAATGTCCAAGATATCCTGAAAGGGCGTTGCTTAAATAGGCATTTACAAGATATGCAGCCAAGTCCTGATCTGCAATATTGTTATGCAAAAGATTTTAAGAAATCGAAATATCAAATGGAGAAGATAGGTGAAATTCAGTTTGAAAAACTATTTCTCCCAAAAAATGCACGATCAGTCTATGGCCGGTGGGATACTTTTGCTGACGCGATCGCATCTGAAAAGGCGCGAAATACTAATGAACCTGACGCACTGAAAATATCAAAATTTATCAAAAAAACATGGTTCTGATTAACCGTCAAAACATCCGTGTTTTGACGGTTCCGTATGCGCGCCTACGGCAGCTAACAAAATTTACCTGCTGCGCTCCCTGCGGTGCCGTAGCTCCTCGGGTGCTCGGCCCTACGCGCCCAAGATGCCCTGCGCCCGGCCAAGCGGGAGCTTGGTTTTGCCGGGCTCGGGCAGGCGCTTCGGGCACATTTGGTGACGCAAATAGGCTTTACAGGTTGAAATAATGACACATGCGTCACCAAACGTCAGGTAAATTCCGCGTTGTACGCAATGCCGCAAGATCAGAAACCCTCTACTAAAATCATCTTTACGTAGACAGAGATAGATCAGATTTTAAAATTATGGCCACTTATCTTTTTATAGCGAAGCCTGAATATAATCCAGAGTTAGTCAATAAGACCGAGGGTGCTAATTGGAGTTGTGGCAAAAAGACGAAACCGGGTGACACAGCCTTGGTTTACGTTACCGGCAAAGGAATTTGTCTTGAATGGCGGCTCGTTTCAAAGCCAAAAGAGAATGCCAGGTGGGGTTATGCCTGCCGAGTCAAGCTCGTCCGCCGCATAGAACCACCTATTTCGTTCCCAGAGTTACGTGAAAAGATACAATGGAAACCGATAGAGTTAAGGTTCCGCGGCTACAATACATTATCCATACCAGATGAGGTTCTTCGACAACTCGCGAAACTAAGAAGAAACATAACGACCGTATTTCAACCTGAGGATGACTCCTTTGAAAAAGACCTTAGAAAATCTCTGAATCTTACTGCGAAAGAGAGGCGAGAGCGCCTTGCAAAAGCCAAAATTAAGCCTTTGAAGCGCAAATCCACAGCGACTGTTTTTCAACGAAATCCGGATGTTGTCGCAGAAGTACTGGCGCGCGCCAAAGGCCGATGTGAGTCATGCAAGAAACCAGCACCGTTTAAGCGCGTATCAGATGGGTCACCGTATTTAGAGGTTCATCACCTTATTCGCTTAATAGATGGTGGCGATGACTCAGTCGCAAACGCGACCGCCTTATGCCCAAACTGCCACAGAAGAATGCACTTTGGTCAATGAACCGATGCGGCACTGCGTACAACAAGATTTACCTGCTGCGCTCGCTGCGGTGCCGTGGCTCCTCGCGTGCTCGGCCTCCGGTGGCCTGAAATGCGTTGACGCCCGCGCTCTATCGAGCTTAATTGGCGGGCGCAACGCAGCCACCTGCGGCACATCGATGGCGCGCCAAGAGCGGCTTCCGTAAGAAGACCGTATTTATTGTGCGGCGCACCATCGACGTCAGGTAAATCCAACGTTGTGTGCAATGCCGCAAAAAGTTTTTCAAGAGGATAAGATTTGTGATTAAAGATTTTGAACGATACAAGAATATATACGATGAGGTAGCAGAATATACTTTCATGGATTGGCATGAGCCGCGCTCATTTTTCTCAAAAGAAACTGCACCGAAAATTGGCGAGGTGGGCATATATATTTTCAAAGCCAAAACTCTAAAGCAATTTAACCAGAAATATAATACAAGAATCCATAGCTCGATCTTCTATGTTGGTCGGACTCAACACCTCCAACAACGCATGCGCGGGCATTTCCGCGGTGGGGAGGTTGATTCGGCTCCAGTCGCAAAGAAAATTCTAGAGAAGCTGGAACCAAAATTCGCAGGCAAAACCTATAAGGCGTTGGCGAAAGATAAGACCTATAAAGCTAAGCTAATCAATCTACAAGCACAGCTAGTTGGGGACATCATGGTTTCTTTTATTGAAGAAACTGATCATCCCAGACAGGCTCTGAAAGAGATATTATTCTCACTACGCTTCGAATCAGATTTCAATGCATGGCATACTCACTAGCGGCACTGCACACAACAAATTTTACAAGCTGCGCCCCTGCGGTGCCGTGGCTCCTCGGGTGCTCGGGGTTGCGCGGCGAAGATCGTGGATGGCGCACAAGCGGGACGCTTGTTTTGTGCGCCACCACGAGCCGCTGCACCCACATTTTGACTTGAAGCGAAGACGCATCAAGTCAAAACGTCTTGTAAAATCCGCGTTGTATGCAATGTGCGAATTTTTTGTTCTTAAAGCTTTAATAAGGGGCAGCAAATGAATTCAATTCTAGGATCAGCTTTAATCGGCGGCGTTGCAGGATTTATAGGTTTCTTCCTCGCATCACGGATACTCGGTACGCAGCGTAAGAAAGCTGCGCAGATAGTAGGCCTTATACTTATGTCCGTTTTCACTGCATTGGGAAACGCTTTTATTCTACCAACCTTCAAAGGACAGGATATTAAAGCACAATTAAAGCCTTACCTAGAGGATGAAATGACACGTCCCATGGTGGATGCGATTAGAGAATTTGATCCGCCAACTTATGAAGCATTCTTAGATGAAATGACTAAGATCATTCAAGCGTACCCAAATGGACCGCAAGAAAAGGTAGATTTGCTGGGTAGATCAGCCGGAGCCAGATTATCCGCAAAATACTATCGAGCCGCATCAGACGATGCACTTCTTGCACATTTATCCAACACTATACGGACAATTAGAAAGCTAAGTGATGTTTCACCAAATAACGGCGTTCGGCTAATTTTTCCGGAAACATTC
The sequence above is a segment of the Turneriella parva DSM 21527 genome. Coding sequences within it:
- a CDS encoding metal-dependent hydrolase, producing the protein MKKLEKIAHAGRTKLTVRKLKLEYPNGVPRHWLKQSGLLTHVMNSLSLMFPEGERFFIRSVNRFASQTHDETLREAIKDFAGQETQHGKQHEKFNTFLKQHGYEYERFIAGVENFVFEEFEPFMTEKVWDKIGLSVTAAAEHMTATWAAHFLKNRAALADVPEEIRALFLWHAVEEIEHKDVAFDLLQDVDDSYFTRMVGLGFIAVGVPLLIGIIATHFIKQDATLTRVDLIKDIPKLFFEKESLGRMFVASCVQYLKPDFHPRDIKDEHLIHDYLQRQSA
- a CDS encoding peroxiredoxin; its protein translation is MLKIGDLIHDFTAPDQLGKPMTLTNLLQGGPVVIFFYPRAMTAGCTAQSCHFRDLAQDFHAVGASIVGISSDSVERQATFDQKHRFGFPLLSDPDRIIAKQFGVKRLGPLFNRRATFVIGKDSRVIQVIASELSMSKHADVAIETLRHLPKST
- a CDS encoding HNH endonuclease; translated protein: MATYLFIAKPEYNPELVNKTEGANWSCGKKTKPGDTALVYVTGKGICLEWRLVSKPKENARWGYACRVKLVRRIEPPISFPELREKIQWKPIELRFRGYNTLSIPDEVLRQLAKLRRNITTVFQPEDDSFEKDLRKSLNLTAKERRERLAKAKIKPLKRKSTATVFQRNPDVVAEVLARAKGRCESCKKPAPFKRVSDGSPYLEVHHLIRLIDGGDDSVANATALCPNCHRRMHFGQ
- a CDS encoding IS4 family transposase codes for the protein MGHQNTSFSQLQRQFDRHEFGALAQKHFKANSGRRLTHWGHFSFWMFALLTKAKSLRFAVEQLNAMPEKLYHMGFKSVKLSTISEANSKRSYEFYRSLFFVIFYRLKKSLPRTVQKAIRVLDSTTITFSDTRFKWAKFRSSKKGIKVHVLFDQQNEIPRNLKITNANRSDVKLAHQFSFLKGIIYVFDRAYTDFKLWRKIHENKAFFVIRAKTNLLLTTLKSEIIHDVPGVLEKQTVALLGDVKGEFGEHLFLFRLVDIKTQKEIKVITNNPKLSAEEVSDIYRKRWSIEIFFKWLKQNIQVKRMYGISENAVKLQIWLAMILYILLWQMHHVTVRTKTKFTEFLRAFQARIVLSIQPRKPVVGQSPPKTNPQQARFEFSAEH